One segment of Schistocerca nitens isolate TAMUIC-IGC-003100 chromosome 3, iqSchNite1.1, whole genome shotgun sequence DNA contains the following:
- the LOC126248707 gene encoding leucine-rich repeat-containing protein 20-like isoform X2: MANAVVAVVRRCDEAKESLTLDLSECQLMQVPDAVYHLMRHTALKGCNLSSNVITKLPPKFAVKFSLITDLNLARNQMSRLPDELADLNELIHLDISHNSFTTLPHAVYKMPKLVKLSAHNNYIIDVEVERLQEAPSLQEVDLQNNPLSARTHTALEAVTSPHILVSVREVEDWEDLTV, from the exons ATGGCGAACGCCGTCGTTGCGGTAGTGCGCAGGTGCGATGAAGCTAAAGAGTCTCTCACACTAG ACCTCTCGGAGTGCCAGCTGATGCAGGTGCCCGATGCTGTGTACCACCTCATGAGGCACACGGCGCTCAAGGGCTGCAACCTGTCTAGCAACGTCATTACCAAGCTGCCGCCCAAATTCGCCGTCAAATTCTCGTTGATCACAG ATCTAAACTTGGCAAGGAATCAGATGAGCAGGCTTCCAGATGAGTTGGCAGACCTAAATGAGCTGATTCATTTGGATATTTCCCATAACTCATTCACAACGCTACCCCATGCTGTGTACAAAATGCCAAAGCTGGTGAAATTGAGTGCGCACAACAACTACATTATTG atgtagaggtagaaaGGCTGCAGGAGGCACCCAGTTTGCAGGAGGTAGACCTGCAGAATAACCCACTCAGTGCAAGAACGCATACAGCACTGGAGGCGGTCACCTCTCCTCACATACTAGTGAGTGTAAGGGAAGTGGAGGACTGGGAAGACCTCACTGTGTAA